From Nymphaea colorata isolate Beijing-Zhang1983 chromosome 6, ASM883128v2, whole genome shotgun sequence, a single genomic window includes:
- the LOC116256652 gene encoding sulfite exporter TauE/SafE family protein 4-like isoform X2 yields the protein MIMGASASSVWYNLRVPHPCRDVPILDYDLALLFQPMLMLGITIGVALSVVFPYWLITILIIILFIGTSSRSFCKAIQMWNQETIMKAEADLKEPLTNPETQVKVDDDSEQLVVPHVKSGLEIICFNLSLKGLLVLMVVWVSFVLIQITKNDSRDCSPLYWVLNLLQFPVALSVFIYEAVKLCKEGRRRRKCGNTESVCEASIEWTPIQLIFCALCGILGGTVGGLLGSGGGFILGPLLLELGVIPQVASATATFVMMFSSSLSVVEFYFLHRFPIPYALYLTGVSIIAGFFGQYFVRKLVTILGRASIIIFILSSVIFLSALVMGIVGIDKSIVMIQNHEYMGFLSICGSS from the exons ATGATCATGGGAGCATCGGCTTCATCAGTCTGGTACAACCTAAGGGTTCCTCATCCATGTAGAGATGTACCCATCTTAGACTATGATTTAGCTCTCCTTTTCCAGCCTATGCTCATGTTGGGAATAACAATCGGTGTTGCCCTCAGTGTCGTCTTTCCCTACTGGCTCATCACTATCTTGATCATCATACTTTTTATTG GTACGTCCTCTAGGTCTTTCTGCAAAGCAATACAGATGTGGAATCAGGAGACGATCATGAAG GCTGAAGCCGATCTCAAGGAGCCTCTCACCAATCCGGAGACGCAAG TTAAAGTTGATGACGACTCTGAGCAGCTGGTAGTGCCCCATGTGAAAAGTGGCCTG GAAATAATATGCTTCAACCTAAGTTTGAAAGGACTACTCGTTCTGATGGTTGTCTGGGTTTCATTTGTTCTGATACAGATAACCAAG AATGATTCAAGGGACTGCAGCCCTCTATATTGGGTACTCAACCTCTTGCAG TTTCCTGTGGCACTCTCCGTGTTCATATACGAGGCTGTGAAACTATGCAAGGAGGGtaggagaagaaggaaatgcGGGAACACGGAGTCAGTATGTGAAGCTTCTATCGAATGGACTCCAATCCAGTTAATTTTCTGTGCATTATGTGGCATCCTTGGGGGCACGGTTGGTGGGCTTTTGGGCTCTGGTGGCGGATTCATACTGGGACCTCTTCTGCTCGAACTTGGTGTTATCCCTCAG GTTGCCAGTGCAACGGCAACGTTCGTTATGATGTTCTCTTCGTCGCTTTCTGTCGTGGAATTTTATTTCCTCCACAGATTCCCCATTCCTTATG CACTCTATCTTACAGGGGTGTCAATTATTGCTGGGTTTTTTGGGCAGTACTTTGTGAGGAAGCTGGTGACCATTCTTGGGAGGGCCTCTATCATAATATTCATCTTATCATCTGTCATTTTCTTAAGCGCACTCGTAATGG GCATCGTTGGCATCGACAAGAGCATTGTGATGATCCAGAATCACGAATACATGGGATTTTTGAGCATCTGTGGTAGCTCTTAG
- the LOC116256911 gene encoding sulfite exporter TauE/SafE family protein 4-like isoform X1 → MGTKYFLVYLLSGSMVVISYAFFSTITTAKKTSGVLGVNEFLKSTENQQIDGFSSTHSETARVWPKLQFSWRVVVVTVIGFLGSALGTVGGVSGGGIFVPMFNLILGFDAKSAAALSKCMIMGASASSVWYNLTVPHPCRDVPILDYDLALLFQPMLMLGITIGVALSVVFPYWLITVLIIILFTGTSSRAFCKAIQMWNQETIMKAEANLREPLTKPETGVQIGDESQQLVVPHVKNDLEIICFNIRLKGLLVLMVVWISFLLIQITKNNLRECSPLYWAFYILQFPLALSVFIYEAAKLWKEDRQRRKCGNEEPVCEASIEWTPFQLIFCAFCATLGGTVGGLLGSGAGFIMGPLLLELGVIPQVASATAAFAMMFSSSLSVMELYFLKRFPIPYALYLTGVSIIAGFFGQYFVWKLVAALGRASIIIFILSSVIFASALTMGIVGIDKSIVMIQNHEYMGFLSFCSSS, encoded by the exons ATGGGAACCAAGTACTTCCTTGTTTATCTTCTGTCTGGTTCCATGGTGGTTATTTCTTATGCCTTCTTCTCCACCATTACAACAGCCAAAAAAACTTCAGGCGTTCTGGGCGTCAATGAATTTCTCAAGTCTACTGAAAACCAACAGATTGATGGGTTCAGTTCCACGCACAGTGAGACCGCCCGAGTTTGGCCG AAATTGCAATTTAGCTGGAGGGTAGTGGTCGTTACCGTGATAGGTTTCCTTGGATCCGCTTTGGGAACAGTTGGTGGTGTTAGTGGAGGTGGCATCTTTGTTCCAATGTTCAATTTGATCCTTGGTTTTGATGCTAAATCTGCTGCTGCTCTCTCTAAAT GTATGATCATGGGAGCATCAGCTTCATCAGTATGGTACAACCTGACGGTTCCCCACCCCTGTAGAGATGTACCCATCTTGGACTATGATTTAGCTCTCCTCTTCCAACCCATGCTCATGTTGGGAATAACAATCGGCGTGGCCCTCAGTGTGGTCTTCCCTTATTGGCTCATAACTGTACTGATTATCATACTCTTTACTG GTACGTCCTCAAGGGCTTTCTGCAAAGCAATACAGATGTGGAATCAGGAAACGATTATGAAG GCTGAAGCCAACTTGAGGGAACCTCTCACCAAGCCTGAGACAGGTG TTCAAATTGGTGACGAGTCTCAGCAGCTGGTAGTGCCACATGTGAAGAACGACTtg GAAATAATATGCTTCAACATAAGGTTGAAAGGGCTACTCGTTCTGATGGTTGTCTGGATTTCGTTTCTTTTGATACAGATAACCAAG AATAATTTAAGGGAGTGTAGTCCTCTATATTGGGCATTCTACATCCTGCAG TTTCCATTGGCACTCTCTGTGTTCATATATGAAGCTGCAAAACTGTGGAAGGAGGATAGGCAAAGAAGGAAATGTGGGAATGAAGAGCCTGTATGTGAAGCTTCTATTGAATGGACTCCATTCCAGTTGATTTTCTGTGCATTCTGTGCTACCCTTGGGGGCACAGTTGGTGGGCTGTTGGGCTCTGGTGCTGGATTCATAATGGGACCCCTTCTACTCGAACTTGGTGTTATACCACAG GTTGCTAGTGCAACGGCAGCGTTTGCTATGATGTTCTCTTCATCACTCTCTGTCATGGAACTCTATTTCCTCAAAAGATTTCCAATCCCCTATG CACTCTATCTTACAGGGGTATCAATTATTGCTGGTTTCTTTGGGCAATACTTTGTATGGAAGCTTGTGGCTGCTCTTGGGAGGGCTTCtatcataattttcattttatcatctGTCATTTTCGCAAGCGCACTCACAATGG
- the LOC116256911 gene encoding sulfite exporter TauE/SafE family protein 4-like isoform X2, giving the protein MGTKYFLVYLLSGSMVVISYAFFSTITTAKKTSGVLGVNEFLKSTENQQIDGFSSTHSETARVWPKLQFSWRVVVVTVIGFLGSALGTVGGVSGGGIFVPMFNLILGFDAKSAAALSKCMIMGASASSVWYNLTVPHPCRDVPILDYDLALLFQPMLMLGITIGVALSVVFPYWLITVLIIILFTGTSSRAFCKAIQMWNQETIMKAEANLREPLTKPETVQIGDESQQLVVPHVKNDLEIICFNIRLKGLLVLMVVWISFLLIQITKNNLRECSPLYWAFYILQFPLALSVFIYEAAKLWKEDRQRRKCGNEEPVCEASIEWTPFQLIFCAFCATLGGTVGGLLGSGAGFIMGPLLLELGVIPQVASATAAFAMMFSSSLSVMELYFLKRFPIPYALYLTGVSIIAGFFGQYFVWKLVAALGRASIIIFILSSVIFASALTMGIVGIDKSIVMIQNHEYMGFLSFCSSS; this is encoded by the exons ATGGGAACCAAGTACTTCCTTGTTTATCTTCTGTCTGGTTCCATGGTGGTTATTTCTTATGCCTTCTTCTCCACCATTACAACAGCCAAAAAAACTTCAGGCGTTCTGGGCGTCAATGAATTTCTCAAGTCTACTGAAAACCAACAGATTGATGGGTTCAGTTCCACGCACAGTGAGACCGCCCGAGTTTGGCCG AAATTGCAATTTAGCTGGAGGGTAGTGGTCGTTACCGTGATAGGTTTCCTTGGATCCGCTTTGGGAACAGTTGGTGGTGTTAGTGGAGGTGGCATCTTTGTTCCAATGTTCAATTTGATCCTTGGTTTTGATGCTAAATCTGCTGCTGCTCTCTCTAAAT GTATGATCATGGGAGCATCAGCTTCATCAGTATGGTACAACCTGACGGTTCCCCACCCCTGTAGAGATGTACCCATCTTGGACTATGATTTAGCTCTCCTCTTCCAACCCATGCTCATGTTGGGAATAACAATCGGCGTGGCCCTCAGTGTGGTCTTCCCTTATTGGCTCATAACTGTACTGATTATCATACTCTTTACTG GTACGTCCTCAAGGGCTTTCTGCAAAGCAATACAGATGTGGAATCAGGAAACGATTATGAAG GCTGAAGCCAACTTGAGGGAACCTCTCACCAAGCCTGAGACAG TTCAAATTGGTGACGAGTCTCAGCAGCTGGTAGTGCCACATGTGAAGAACGACTtg GAAATAATATGCTTCAACATAAGGTTGAAAGGGCTACTCGTTCTGATGGTTGTCTGGATTTCGTTTCTTTTGATACAGATAACCAAG AATAATTTAAGGGAGTGTAGTCCTCTATATTGGGCATTCTACATCCTGCAG TTTCCATTGGCACTCTCTGTGTTCATATATGAAGCTGCAAAACTGTGGAAGGAGGATAGGCAAAGAAGGAAATGTGGGAATGAAGAGCCTGTATGTGAAGCTTCTATTGAATGGACTCCATTCCAGTTGATTTTCTGTGCATTCTGTGCTACCCTTGGGGGCACAGTTGGTGGGCTGTTGGGCTCTGGTGCTGGATTCATAATGGGACCCCTTCTACTCGAACTTGGTGTTATACCACAG GTTGCTAGTGCAACGGCAGCGTTTGCTATGATGTTCTCTTCATCACTCTCTGTCATGGAACTCTATTTCCTCAAAAGATTTCCAATCCCCTATG CACTCTATCTTACAGGGGTATCAATTATTGCTGGTTTCTTTGGGCAATACTTTGTATGGAAGCTTGTGGCTGCTCTTGGGAGGGCTTCtatcataattttcattttatcatctGTCATTTTCGCAAGCGCACTCACAATGG
- the LOC116256652 gene encoding sulfite exporter TauE/SafE family protein 4-like isoform X1: MGTKSFLVYLLSGFAVVISYAFFSTITTTNETSSVLGFNGSLSSTEKQEIGGFGSALGRSTRVWPDLEFSWRIVVVSVIGFLGSAFGTVGGVGGGGIFVPMLNLILGFDAKSAAALSKCMIMGASASSVWYNLRVPHPCRDVPILDYDLALLFQPMLMLGITIGVALSVVFPYWLITILIIILFIGTSSRSFCKAIQMWNQETIMKAEADLKEPLTNPETQVKVDDDSEQLVVPHVKSGLEIICFNLSLKGLLVLMVVWVSFVLIQITKNDSRDCSPLYWVLNLLQFPVALSVFIYEAVKLCKEGRRRRKCGNTESVCEASIEWTPIQLIFCALCGILGGTVGGLLGSGGGFILGPLLLELGVIPQVASATATFVMMFSSSLSVVEFYFLHRFPIPYALYLTGVSIIAGFFGQYFVRKLVTILGRASIIIFILSSVIFLSALVMGIVGIDKSIVMIQNHEYMGFLSICGSS; the protein is encoded by the exons ATGGGTACCAAGTCTTTCCTTGTTTATCTTCTATCTGGTTTCGCGGTGGTCATTTCCTATGCCTTCTTctccaccatcaccaccaccaatGAGACTTCATCCGTTCTAGGATTCAATGGATCGCTCAGCTCTACAGAAAAGCAAGAGATTGGTGGATTCGGTTCGGCCCTCGGCCGGTCCACCAGAGTTTGGCCG GATTTGGAGTTTAGTTGGAGGATAGTGGTCGTCAGCGTGATTGGTTTCCTTGGATCTGCTTTTGGAACAGTTGGTGGCGTTGGTGGCGGTGGCATTTTTGTTCCCATGCTTAATTTGATCCTTGGTTTTGATGCTAAATCTGCGGCTGCTCTCTCTAAAT GTATGATCATGGGAGCATCGGCTTCATCAGTCTGGTACAACCTAAGGGTTCCTCATCCATGTAGAGATGTACCCATCTTAGACTATGATTTAGCTCTCCTTTTCCAGCCTATGCTCATGTTGGGAATAACAATCGGTGTTGCCCTCAGTGTCGTCTTTCCCTACTGGCTCATCACTATCTTGATCATCATACTTTTTATTG GTACGTCCTCTAGGTCTTTCTGCAAAGCAATACAGATGTGGAATCAGGAGACGATCATGAAG GCTGAAGCCGATCTCAAGGAGCCTCTCACCAATCCGGAGACGCAAG TTAAAGTTGATGACGACTCTGAGCAGCTGGTAGTGCCCCATGTGAAAAGTGGCCTG GAAATAATATGCTTCAACCTAAGTTTGAAAGGACTACTCGTTCTGATGGTTGTCTGGGTTTCATTTGTTCTGATACAGATAACCAAG AATGATTCAAGGGACTGCAGCCCTCTATATTGGGTACTCAACCTCTTGCAG TTTCCTGTGGCACTCTCCGTGTTCATATACGAGGCTGTGAAACTATGCAAGGAGGGtaggagaagaaggaaatgcGGGAACACGGAGTCAGTATGTGAAGCTTCTATCGAATGGACTCCAATCCAGTTAATTTTCTGTGCATTATGTGGCATCCTTGGGGGCACGGTTGGTGGGCTTTTGGGCTCTGGTGGCGGATTCATACTGGGACCTCTTCTGCTCGAACTTGGTGTTATCCCTCAG GTTGCCAGTGCAACGGCAACGTTCGTTATGATGTTCTCTTCGTCGCTTTCTGTCGTGGAATTTTATTTCCTCCACAGATTCCCCATTCCTTATG CACTCTATCTTACAGGGGTGTCAATTATTGCTGGGTTTTTTGGGCAGTACTTTGTGAGGAAGCTGGTGACCATTCTTGGGAGGGCCTCTATCATAATATTCATCTTATCATCTGTCATTTTCTTAAGCGCACTCGTAATGG GCATCGTTGGCATCGACAAGAGCATTGTGATGATCCAGAATCACGAATACATGGGATTTTTGAGCATCTGTGGTAGCTCTTAG